The nucleotide sequence TGCTGCCCGCGGACAAGATCGACGTGCAGGCGAGCTTCGACGGCTTGGTGCAGGCCGGTTCCATGCTCGGCTCCGCCGGCCTCATCGTCATGGATGAGACGACGAGCATGGTGTGGGTCGCGAAGAACCTGCTCCACTTCTATGAGCACGAATCGTGTGGCAAGTGCACGCCGTGCCGCGAGGGCACCGACTGGCTCTACAAGATCCTTTCCAAGATCGAGCGCGGGGAAGGGGAGTTACGTGACCTCGACCTGCTGTTCAGCGTTGCGGACAACATCGGTGGCAAGACACTTTGCCCGTTTGGCGACGCGGTGGTGCCGCCGGTCGTGAGTACCTTGCAACACTTTCGCGAAGAATACGAGGCGCACGTCCGCGCGGGGCGGCCACCGCTCGCCGCGTGGCGCGCGGAGGAGGAGCTGATTGCGGCGCATTGAGCCGCGCCCTACCGCACCGTTCTCACGCATCGTCAAGCTGTCGTTTCGCTGATGTCGAGCACCCGTCTGTGACCGAGATATGAATCCGGCCCTCATTGCCCATCTCATTCTCATCGGCGCCATCTTCTTCGCGTTGCAGATTTCGGCGGCCGTCCTCGTCTATTTCGAACGCAAGATCGCTGCGTGGGCACAGCAGCGCCTTGGGCCGTACCGCGTGGGGCCGCGCGGTGTGCTCCAGCCACTTGCCGATATCGTCAAGTTGCTGTTCAAGGAGGAGCTCCGGCCGAAAGCGGCGGATCCGTGGCTCTTCTACCTGGCGCCGATCCTGTCCGCGACGGCGGCATTCGCGGCGTTCGCGGTCGTGCCGTTCGGGGACGAGACAACGCTCTTTGGGTTGCTCGACGAGCCGATTCGCTTGCAGGTGGCGGACGTCAACGTGGCGTTGCTCGTGGTCTTTGCGATCACATCGATGGGCGTGTACGGGATCGTGCTCGCCGGCTGGAGCTCGAACTCGAAATACTCGCTCCTCGGCGGCCTGCGGAGCTCGGCACAGATGATCAGCTACGAGCTCTCGTACGCGCTGGCGCTCGCGTCGGTGCTGGTGCTGGCCAACTCCTTGTCACTGCGTGAGATCGTCGAGAGCCAGGCGGGGCACTGGTTCGGCGTGATCCCGAAATGGCACGTGTTTCTCGTGCCGGTCGGGTTCATCGTGTATATGATTGCCGGCGTTGCTGAGACCAACCGCGCGCCGTTCGACTTCCCAGAGGCGGAGCAGGAGCTGGTGGCTGGCTACCACACCGAGTACAGCAGCATGAGCTTCGCGCTCTTCTTCTTGGCCGAGTACGTGAACATGGTCACGGTCTCGGCCGTGGCAGTGAGCCTGTTTCTCGGCGGCTGGTTCGATCCGTTTGGGGTGACGCCGGAGTGGCTCGGCTGGGTGTGGTTCTTGATCAAGGTCGGGTTCCTGCTGTTCTTCTACATTTGGATGCGTTGGACGCTCCCGCGATATCGCTAC is from Luteitalea sp. and encodes:
- a CDS encoding NADH-quinone oxidoreductase subunit F (part of NADH-ubiquinone oxidoreductase complex I; shuttles electrons from NADH, via FMN and iron-sulfur (Fe-S) centers, to quinones in the respiratory chain; NuoF is part of the soluble NADH dehydrogenase fragment, which represents the electron input part of NADH dehydrogenase), yielding LPADKIDVQASFDGLVQAGSMLGSAGLIVMDETTSMVWVAKNLLHFYEHESCGKCTPCREGTDWLYKILSKIERGEGELRDLDLLFSVADNIGGKTLCPFGDAVVPPVVSTLQHFREEYEAHVRAGRPPLAAWRAEEELIAAH
- the nuoH gene encoding NADH-quinone oxidoreductase subunit NuoH, with the translated sequence MNPALIAHLILIGAIFFALQISAAVLVYFERKIAAWAQQRLGPYRVGPRGVLQPLADIVKLLFKEELRPKAADPWLFYLAPILSATAAFAAFAVVPFGDETTLFGLLDEPIRLQVADVNVALLVVFAITSMGVYGIVLAGWSSNSKYSLLGGLRSSAQMISYELSYALALASVLVLANSLSLREIVESQAGHWFGVIPKWHVFLVPVGFIVYMIAGVAETNRAPFDFPEAEQELVAGYHTEYSSMSFALFFLAEYVNMVTVSAVAVSLFLGGWFDPFGVTPEWLGWVWFLIKVGFLLFFYIWMRWTLPRYRYDQLMTFGWKVLLPVATVNLLAVAGLVVWLEG